The stretch of DNA TCACACGCTGGCTCACCGCGGACGGCGTCACGTGCAGGGCGCGGGCGGCGCCGTCGAAGGTGCCGGCCTCGACCACCGCGGCCACGGTGCGCACGGCGACGGGGTCGGACCACATGAAGCCATGCTAATGCACCTGAAGAATTCTTCGCTGGTCCTGAAGATGCTTGCGCCCTAGCGTGGCTGCGTGACCAGCCTCCTCTCCGGCCTCGGTGCCGGCCTCGCCCTCATCGTCGCGATCGGCGCGCAGAACGCCTTCGTCCTGCGGCAAGGGCTGCGTCGCGAGCACGTCGGCCTGGTGGTGGCGGTGTGCGCTCTCTCCGACGTCGTGCTCGTCGCCGTCGGGGTCGTCGGCCTGGGGCGACTCGTCGAGTCGGTGCCCTGGTTCGTCGACGCGGCCCGCTGGGGTGGCACGGCGTTCCTCGCCGGCTACGCGGTCCTGGCGCTGCGCCGGGCGGTCACGGGGTCGGGGGAGTCGCTCGAGGTCGACGGCGACGCCCGCGTCGAGTCAGGCGGCGGGCTGGCGGTGCGGGTGAGGCCGTCGGCGGCGCGGGTCGGGCTGACCGCGCTCGCCCTGACATGGCTGAACCCGCACGTGTACCTCGACACGGTCGTGCTGCTGGGGTCGGTCGCCGCCTCGCACGGTGACGCCCGTGGGTGGTTCGCTGTCGGCGCCATGACGGGCAGCGTCGTCTGGTTCGCGGCGCTCGGGTTCGGTGCGCGTCACCTGGGCCGCTGGCTGCGCGAGCCGCGCGCGTGGCGCCTGCTCGACGGCGCGATCGGCTGCGTCATGCTGGTGCTGGCCGCCGGCCTCGTGCTCCGCTGAGCCTCAGTCCGGTGGCTCGAACCCGGGGATCGACTCCTCCAGGATCGAGCGGAACGGTGCCGTCGCGTTGAGCTGGCACAGCACGCCGACGCCACCCAGCCAGACGCGGTGGATGAGCAGGTACTCCGGCGGCAGGTTGATCTTCATCGACGTCGACATGCCCTCGCCGCCGAGGCCGACCCGGCCTGCTTGCTCACGCAGCCAGGCCCTCGAGAACGTGAACGTCGGGGCGCCCGCCGGCTCGACGAACGGCGCGATGTACCCGGCCATCACCTCGGGATCGATCTTGGTGCCGGGACGCAGGAACCCCTCGCTGCGCAGGTGGTCGGTCACCGCCTGCGCGTCGCCCGCCAGCGCGGCGGTGAGGAGCGGGCCGAGTGCGGGAGGCAGCCCGTCGGGCAGGTGTGCCACCGCACCGAAGTCGACGACGCCGAGACGTCCGTCGGGGAGCACACGGAAGTTGCCGGGGTGCGGGTCGGCGTGCAGCAGCCCGACGCGGTCGGGGCTGGTGAGCAGGAACCGCACGTAGCGCTCGCCGTAGCGGTCGCGGTCGTCCTGGCTGCCGTCGCGGATGAGGTCGGCCAGCGAGCCGGTGGACTCCATCCAGCTGCTCACGAGCACGCGCTCGGTCCCGTGCACGACGCTCGGCACGAAGATCTCGGCGTCGTCGGCGTACTCCTCGTGGAAGCGCTGCTGTGCGGCGGCCTCGAGCGTGTAGTCGAGCTCCTCGACCACCCGGTCCTCGAGCTCCTGCAGCAGCGCCTTGACGTCGATGCCCGGCGCGAGGACCCCGAGCAGCCGGGAGATGCGCGACAGCTGACGCAGGTCCGAGCGCAGCGCCTTCGCGGCACCGGGGTACTGCATCTTGACGGCCACCTCGCGTCCGTCGTGCCACCGACCGCGGTGCACCTGCCCGATGGAGGCCGCCGCGGCGGGCTGATCGCCGACCTCGACGAGCCGGTCGCGCCAGTCGCCGCCGAGCTCGGCGGTCAGCTGACGGTGCACGACGTCGACCGGCATGGGCGGGGCGGCGTCCTGCAGACGGGTGAGCGTCTCTCGGTAGGGCGCTGCGATCTCCTCGGGCAGCGCCGCCTCGAAGATGCTCATGGCCTGGCCCATCTTCATGGCGCCGCCCTTGAGCTGGCCCAGCACGCTGAACACCTGCTCGGCGGTGCGCCGCTGCACCTCGGTCAGCACGGCGTCGGCGGGCGCGCCGCCGATCCGCCGGCCCATGCCGAGGGCGGTGCGGCCCGCGAACCCGACCGGCAGGGCCGCGAGCTTCGCGCCACGCGTGAACGCCCCGACCGGGAGCGACGACCGACTCCGGCGGCCAGTGCCGCGGTCGTCCGTCGTGTCGTCCGGCTCCTGTGGCTCCACGTCTTCCAGGATAGGTGCCATCGGCTCAGGCGTCCCGGTGGAGCAGGCTCGTGCAGCCCTCGTGGACCGGGACCGGTTCGCGCACGACGTCGCGTCCGCGCAGGTGGAGCACGCCACCCACCGTCTCGGGACGATCCGGTCCGGCGCAGGCCGCCGTCTGCTCGGCGACCGCGGCGGCGAGGCGGTGCAGCAGGACCGGCCCCGGCGACGGTGGGGGAGCGGCGACGAGCGGGCGACCGAGCTGCCTCACCACCGCGGCCCACGTCGGGTCCGCGGCGGCGCGTGCGGCGTCGTGGCACCCGAGGCACGACGTGTTGCCCGCGACCGTCAGCGGACCGACGCGGGCCCAGTGCTCGTCGACCACGACGGGCAGGACCGGCAGACCGGTCTCGACCGCTCGCGCCACCCAGTGCCGGTCGGGCTCGCCGGCCGCGACCAGCAGGAGCAGCGCGGCGTCGCCGACCGGGTCGGGCCGCAGCCCCAGCGCGTCGACCGCGCCCGCCACGACCTGTGCGACGTGCTCGCTGCCCGCCCACGCCCGGATGCGGACCGAGAGGCGCGGCAGCGTGGGGGGCGGACCAGGCCGCAGCGCGCCACGGGCCACCAGGTGCTGCACGACCGAGCGCGGGTCGTCCTCGAGCTCCGGGACCCTCTCCCGGGCCAGTCGCTCGACGGACTCCAGGCTGCGACCGTCGAGCAGCCGGAGGAGGGCGAGGAGACCCGGTCGGTCGGTGAGCACCACGTCGGGTCGGCCGACGACGGTCAGTCGTCGCGCGTCACGACGCACGACGTCGGCTCCCGGGAGGAGGACGGGCCGCAACGTCATGACCGCCACCTTGCGGGGCTCGACGGGTGCGGACCAGCGGGCGTCCACAGCGCCCACGGAGGCATCCAGGGGGCCGGACGTGCGAGAGCCGGGCTCCCGAGGGTCTGCCTTCCCCTGCGGACCTGATTCGGGAGCCCGGCTGAGGACACCGTAGGGGTCCCAGAGGGGCGCGTCAACCGACTTGGCAGAACCGTTGTCCACTCCTGTGGACAAGTCTGTGGGGAAGATGTGCGCATCGCCGTCGGTCGGTGTGGACGGCCCGTGGACAGACGGGTCTGAGCCGGTGGAGACCGACGTTCCGACGGTACGGAACCGCCTCCTGACCTGCGACGGGACGGCCTCGACCACGCCCGGCGGATGTGGACGAAGATTCCTCGTCCGTCGGAGCCCTCGGCTACCGTCCAGGGCGTGGGTGAGGTGGAGATCAGGCGCAGCACGCGACGTCGTCGCACCATCCAGGCGTACCGCGACGGCGACCGCACGATCGTGCTCGTGCCCGCCCACCTGTCACCCGAGCAGGAGCGCGAGGAGGTCGCGCGGCTCGTGGCCCGTCTCGACGCCCGCGTCGCTCGGACCCCGGCCGGCGACGAGGAGCTGATGGCCCGCGCGCGCACCCTGTCGGATCGCTACCTCCAAGGTCGCGCGGTGCCCACCTCGGTGCGGTGGGTCACCAACCAGACGCAGCGCTGGGGCTCCTGCACCGCGGCCACGGGGGCCATCCGCATCTCCGACCGCGTCCGCGACATGCCCGACTACGTCGTCGACCACGTCGTCCTTCACGAGCTCGCCCACCTCATCGAGCCCAACCACTCCCCGCGGTTCTGGGCGCTGCTGGCGGACTACCCGCACGCGGTCAAGGCCGAGGGGTTCCTCGAAGGCGTGTCCTGGCAGCAGCGATGAGCGCCAGCGTGTCGGCATCGGTCGGCTCCACAGGATCGTCGACACCGAACCAGGCCACCGGGTCCTCGTCCTCGGCCACGACGGGCTCGGCGTCGACGGGGGCCACGGCGAGGAGCTGGACGTCGAGATGGTGGCCGCCGGGGGAGCAGAACGGCACGGCGTGCCGCGAGAGACGCAGCGGGTCGGGGTCGACCTGCAGGCCCGCGATGCCCGTCTCCTCCAGTGCCTCGCGTGCGGCGGCGTCGACCAGGCTCGCGTCGTCGGCCTCGCAGTGCCCGCCGGTCTGCAGCCACATCCCCGCCTTGCGGTGACGCACCAGCAGCACGCGCTGAGCGTCGGCCGTCATCACGAGCGCGCTCGCCGTCACGTGGTCGGGCCGGCAGGGGCGCAGCATCCCGTCAGGGTGCGCGGCGAGGTGAGCCAGGTACGCCACGCGCAGCCGTTCCTGGCCTGCGTCGGGTGCCGTCCAGGCCGCCAGCGTGCGCGTCGCGTCGGCGTGCAGGGTCACCGGGCGTCGCCGGTGCCGGGCTCGTCGTCGCGGCCCGGGGTGCCGTCGCCGGCCTCGCCGGACAGCAGCTCGTCGAGCGCGGCGTCGAAGTCGTCGTCGCCGGACTCGCCGCTCGCGAAGCCGAGCGGGTCGTCGAGGTCGGCCGCGGTCGGCATGAGGTCGGGGTGGGTCCAGGCGGCGTCTCGTGCGGCCGGACCCTGACGGTCGCGGACCGCGGCCCACAGGTTCGCGGCGTCGCGCAGACGACGCGGACGCAGCTCCAGGCCCACGAGCGACGCGAAGGTCTGCTCGGCGGGACCGCCGGTGGCGCGGCGACGGCGGACCGCCTCCGCCAGGGCCGGCGCCGACGGCATGTCGCGCGCGGCCTGCGAGACGACCTCGTCGACCCAGCCCTCCACGAAGGCGAGCAGCGTCTCGAGCCGCTCGACCGCGTGCTGCTGGCCGGGGGTGCGGCGCGGCTCGAACAGGCCGCCCTGCATCGCCTCGGCGATCGCCTCGGGACGGCTGGGGTCGATCTCGCGCACCTGCGCCTCGATCGCCTCCACGTCGATCTGGGTCCCCGCGCCGAACTCGTCGATGGCGCCGACCAGGGCCTGCTCGAGCCACGGTGCGTGCGCGAAGAGCCGGTGGTGCGCGCACTCGCGCAGGGTGACGTAGAGCAGCACGTCGGCCGACGAGTGCTCGAGGCCCTCGCCGAAGGCCTCGACGTTGTGCGGGAGCACGGCGGCCACGCGGCTCGGACCCATGGGCAGGCCGATGTCGGTCGACGACAGCACCTCGGTGGCCAGACCCGCGAGGCCCTGGCCGATCTGCTGCGCGAACATGGCGCTGCCGGCCTGGTTCAGCATCCCGATGAGCGGGCCGGCCATGGCCCGTGCCTCGTCGGGGATGGCCTGCGCGATCGCCCCCACCACGTTGTCGGCGATGGGCTCCATGAGGCGTCGCCACGAGGTGCCGGTGGCCTCGACCCACTCCGCGCGGCTCCACGCGACGGACGACGTCGTGGCGGCGGGGACGTCCGTGACGCGGTCGAGCCACGTCTCGGCGAGCCGGACGGCGTCGGCGACCGCCCCGACCTGACCCGCGTGCGGCGACGGGTCGGGGCCGGCAGCGGCGAGCGTGCGGCGCGCGACGTCGCGGGCGGTGTCGAAGTCGACGGAGCCGTCCTGCGTGGCGCCGCTGAACAGCTGCTGCATCTGCCCGAAGATCGCGCCGAGGTCGGGTGCCTGGCCGGCGGGCCCGCCGGCGGCGCCGGGGATCCCGCCGAGTGCCCCGAAGACCTGCTCGAAGGGCGTCCCGGCGAAGGGGTTGGGCTGCTGCGGCTCCCGGTTGTCCTCGGAGGAGGAGTCGTCGCGGTCGTCAGGTGTGTCGGCCATGGGGCCAGCGTATCGAGGCGGCCCCACGGGGTCGGGTCGTTCACCGCTGCCCGCGCTGGGCGGCGCAGCGCGGTCGCGCCGACTACGGTGGTGTCCCATGAGCACGGTCCGCCTGGTCGACGTCCGCGACACCGCCCTGAGCCTCGACGAGGTCTTCACCGCGGTGCGCGACCCGCACGCCGGCGGCGTCGCCCTGTTCGTCGGCACGGTGCGCGATCACGACGGTGGGCAGGACGTCAGCGCCCTCTCCTACAGCGCGCACCCGAGCGCGGTCGAGCGGCTGCGCGAGGTCGCGGAGCGGGTCGCGGCGGAGGAGGACGTCGTCGCGGTCGCCGCGGTGCACCGGGTCGGCGACCTGCAGATCGGCGACCTCGCGGTCGTCGTGGGCGTGTCCGCCGCCCACCGGGCCGAGGCGTTCGTCGGTGCCCGCCGCCTGATCGACGAGCTCAAGGCCGAGGTGCCGGTGT from Aeromicrobium erythreum encodes:
- a CDS encoding LysE/ArgO family amino acid transporter, with product MTSLLSGLGAGLALIVAIGAQNAFVLRQGLRREHVGLVVAVCALSDVVLVAVGVVGLGRLVESVPWFVDAARWGGTAFLAGYAVLALRRAVTGSGESLEVDGDARVESGGGLAVRVRPSAARVGLTALALTWLNPHVYLDTVVLLGSVAASHGDARGWFAVGAMTGSVVWFAALGFGARHLGRWLREPRAWRLLDGAIGCVMLVLAAGLVLR
- a CDS encoding ABC1 kinase family protein, producing MEPQEPDDTTDDRGTGRRSRSSLPVGAFTRGAKLAALPVGFAGRTALGMGRRIGGAPADAVLTEVQRRTAEQVFSVLGQLKGGAMKMGQAMSIFEAALPEEIAAPYRETLTRLQDAAPPMPVDVVHRQLTAELGGDWRDRLVEVGDQPAAAASIGQVHRGRWHDGREVAVKMQYPGAAKALRSDLRQLSRISRLLGVLAPGIDVKALLQELEDRVVEELDYTLEAAAQQRFHEEYADDAEIFVPSVVHGTERVLVSSWMESTGSLADLIRDGSQDDRDRYGERYVRFLLTSPDRVGLLHADPHPGNFRVLPDGRLGVVDFGAVAHLPDGLPPALGPLLTAALAGDAQAVTDHLRSEGFLRPGTKIDPEVMAGYIAPFVEPAGAPTFTFSRAWLREQAGRVGLGGEGMSTSMKINLPPEYLLIHRVWLGGVGVLCQLNATAPFRSILEESIPGFEPPD
- a CDS encoding M48 family metallopeptidase, which gives rise to MGEVEIRRSTRRRRTIQAYRDGDRTIVLVPAHLSPEQEREEVARLVARLDARVARTPAGDEELMARARTLSDRYLQGRAVPTSVRWVTNQTQRWGSCTAATGAIRISDRVRDMPDYVVDHVVLHELAHLIEPNHSPRFWALLADYPHAVKAEGFLEGVSWQQR
- a CDS encoding NUDIX hydrolase, yielding MTLHADATRTLAAWTAPDAGQERLRVAYLAHLAAHPDGMLRPCRPDHVTASALVMTADAQRVLLVRHRKAGMWLQTGGHCEADDASLVDAAAREALEETGIAGLQVDPDPLRLSRHAVPFCSPGGHHLDVQLLAVAPVDAEPVVAEDEDPVAWFGVDDPVEPTDADTLALIAAARTRLRGTPRP
- a CDS encoding zinc-dependent metalloprotease, which produces MADTPDDRDDSSSEDNREPQQPNPFAGTPFEQVFGALGGIPGAAGGPAGQAPDLGAIFGQMQQLFSGATQDGSVDFDTARDVARRTLAAAGPDPSPHAGQVGAVADAVRLAETWLDRVTDVPAATTSSVAWSRAEWVEATGTSWRRLMEPIADNVVGAIAQAIPDEARAMAGPLIGMLNQAGSAMFAQQIGQGLAGLATEVLSSTDIGLPMGPSRVAAVLPHNVEAFGEGLEHSSADVLLYVTLRECAHHRLFAHAPWLEQALVGAIDEFGAGTQIDVEAIEAQVREIDPSRPEAIAEAMQGGLFEPRRTPGQQHAVERLETLLAFVEGWVDEVVSQAARDMPSAPALAEAVRRRRATGGPAEQTFASLVGLELRPRRLRDAANLWAAVRDRQGPAARDAAWTHPDLMPTAADLDDPLGFASGESGDDDFDAALDELLSGEAGDGTPGRDDEPGTGDAR
- a CDS encoding molybdenum cofactor biosynthesis protein MoaE, yielding MSTVRLVDVRDTALSLDEVFTAVRDPHAGGVALFVGTVRDHDGGQDVSALSYSAHPSAVERLREVAERVAAEEDVVAVAAVHRVGDLQIGDLAVVVGVSAAHRAEAFVGARRLIDELKAEVPVWKHQTFETGDAVWVGAC